The following are encoded together in the Corynebacterium jeikeium genome:
- the nucS gene encoding endonuclease NucS produces MRLVIARCCVDYVGRLEAHLPPADRLILLKADGSVSIHADDRAYKPLNWMMPPCSLEAVEASSFDGDDAPTEYSELGNEGVEQLWIVTNPKGEQLRIQIFEIYSDTEHDLGEDPGLVKDGVEAHLQELLAEQIEILGEGYSLIRREYPTAIGPVDILSKDSTGATVAVEIKRRGGIDGVEQLTRYVELLNRDELLAPVTGVFAAQEIKPQARTLAEDRGFRCVTLDYEAMRGTDSSELRLF; encoded by the coding sequence ATGCGCTTAGTCATTGCCCGCTGCTGTGTCGATTACGTCGGACGCCTGGAGGCCCATCTGCCGCCTGCAGACCGTTTGATCTTGCTGAAGGCCGATGGTTCGGTCTCTATCCACGCCGACGATCGCGCGTATAAGCCGCTCAACTGGATGATGCCGCCGTGTTCCCTTGAGGCCGTCGAGGCTAGCTCTTTTGATGGTGATGACGCCCCTACGGAGTATTCGGAGCTTGGAAATGAGGGGGTCGAGCAGTTGTGGATCGTTACGAATCCAAAGGGGGAGCAGCTGCGGATCCAAATCTTCGAGATCTATTCAGATACGGAGCATGACCTGGGGGAGGACCCAGGACTGGTTAAGGATGGCGTGGAGGCGCACTTGCAGGAGCTGCTGGCCGAGCAGATTGAGATCTTGGGTGAGGGCTACTCTTTGATCCGCCGCGAGTACCCGACAGCTATCGGCCCAGTAGACATATTGTCTAAGGACTCGACGGGCGCGACGGTGGCTGTGGAGATCAAGCGCCGTGGTGGGATCGACGGGGTTGAGCAGCTAACGCGATATGTGGAGCTGCTGAACCGGGACGAGCTCCTGGCGCCCGTAACGGGCGTGTTTGCCGCCCAGGAGATCAAGCCGCAGGCTCGCACACTGGCGGAGGACCGCGGCTTCCGTTGCGTTACTCTGGATTACGAAGCAATGCGAGGAACCGACTCCTCGGAGCTGCGGCTCTTCTAA
- the glgB gene encoding 1,4-alpha-glucan branching protein GlgB: MNHDYHRLAERRHHAPHDVLGAHENGDGTTTIRTVQCGAESVAVRINGGEPVQMEPAEEYPALFTATVDYFVDTYVFEVTWAGGTTATLEDPYRRLPTVGDLDRYLIGEGRHEELWKVLGTHVLDGGVSFSVWAPHAAGVSVIGDFNGWNANQHPMRALGSSGIWELWIPSVGAGAHYKFSITTGDGVRLDKADPMARLAEPAPATASIVVADSDYAWGDDEWLAHRAAVGVDETMSIYEMHLGSWRKGRNYRELAAELVEYVQKLGYTHVELMGVSEHPFEPSWGYQVTSYYAPNNRYGGPDDLRYLIDSLHRAGIGVIMDWVPGHFPKDGWALGRFDGEACYEHPDPRRGEQPDWGTYVFDFGRNEVRNFLVANALYWCKEFHIDGLRVDAVASMLYLDYSRDDWLPNEFGGRENLDAVEFLKEMNATVHRKCPGSLTIAEESTSWPGVTAPTSEGGLGFSLKWNMGWMHDSLEYIQRDPAYRSYHHNEITFSMVYAYSENYVLPISHDEVVHGKGTLWSRMPAGSAWDKAAMVRSYLAFMWAHPGKKLLFQGQEWGQTEEWNESRGLDWHDLEGWEGEFHRGISALTSQLNKLYHSEPALGQDHAPEGFQWIASDDSTNNVLSFIRRHRGRELACVINFSGTTQENYRIGLPQAGTWREVLNTDDVQYEGAGRVNGDLHTEPTGSHGMQASAVLQIPAHTARWFVLEG; encoded by the coding sequence ATGAACCACGATTACCACCGGCTCGCAGAACGTAGGCACCACGCCCCGCACGACGTGCTTGGGGCACACGAAAACGGAGACGGAACCACCACCATTCGCACGGTTCAGTGCGGGGCGGAGTCCGTCGCCGTGCGCATCAACGGCGGCGAGCCGGTGCAGATGGAGCCGGCAGAGGAATACCCGGCGCTATTCACCGCAACCGTGGATTACTTCGTAGACACCTACGTCTTCGAAGTCACCTGGGCCGGCGGCACCACCGCCACCCTGGAAGACCCCTACCGGCGTCTGCCTACCGTCGGCGACCTGGATCGCTACCTCATCGGAGAGGGGCGGCACGAGGAGCTGTGGAAGGTGCTCGGCACGCACGTGCTGGACGGCGGCGTGTCCTTTTCCGTGTGGGCGCCGCATGCCGCGGGTGTTTCCGTGATCGGCGACTTCAACGGCTGGAACGCTAACCAACACCCCATGCGCGCGCTGGGTAGCAGCGGCATCTGGGAACTGTGGATCCCCAGCGTGGGTGCCGGGGCGCACTACAAGTTCTCCATCACCACCGGCGACGGCGTACGCCTGGACAAGGCCGACCCGATGGCGCGCCTGGCAGAGCCCGCCCCCGCGACCGCTTCCATCGTCGTGGCGGACAGCGACTATGCCTGGGGCGACGACGAGTGGCTGGCTCACCGCGCCGCCGTGGGCGTGGACGAGACCATGAGCATCTACGAGATGCACCTAGGCAGCTGGCGCAAGGGGCGCAACTACCGGGAGCTGGCCGCGGAGCTGGTGGAGTACGTGCAGAAGCTGGGCTACACCCACGTAGAGCTCATGGGCGTCTCCGAGCACCCCTTCGAGCCCTCCTGGGGCTACCAGGTGACCAGCTACTACGCGCCGAACAACCGCTACGGCGGCCCGGACGACCTGCGCTACCTGATCGATTCGCTGCACCGCGCCGGCATCGGCGTAATTATGGACTGGGTTCCCGGCCACTTCCCCAAGGACGGCTGGGCTCTGGGCCGCTTCGACGGCGAGGCCTGCTACGAGCATCCGGATCCGCGCCGCGGCGAGCAGCCGGACTGGGGCACCTACGTGTTCGACTTCGGGCGCAACGAGGTACGCAACTTCCTGGTGGCGAACGCTTTGTACTGGTGCAAGGAGTTCCACATCGACGGCCTGCGCGTGGATGCCGTGGCCTCGATGCTGTACCTGGATTACTCCCGCGATGACTGGCTGCCCAACGAGTTCGGCGGGCGCGAGAACCTGGATGCGGTGGAGTTCCTGAAGGAAATGAACGCCACCGTGCACCGCAAGTGCCCGGGCTCGCTGACCATCGCCGAGGAGTCGACCTCCTGGCCGGGTGTGACCGCCCCCACCAGCGAGGGCGGCCTGGGGTTCAGCCTGAAGTGGAACATGGGCTGGATGCACGACAGCCTGGAGTACATCCAGCGCGATCCCGCCTACCGCAGCTACCACCACAACGAAATCACGTTCTCGATGGTCTACGCCTACTCCGAGAACTACGTGCTGCCGATCAGCCACGACGAGGTAGTACACGGCAAGGGCACCCTGTGGTCGCGCATGCCCGCCGGTTCCGCCTGGGACAAGGCTGCGATGGTGCGCAGCTACCTGGCGTTCATGTGGGCGCATCCAGGCAAGAAGCTGCTCTTCCAAGGCCAGGAATGGGGCCAGACCGAGGAGTGGAACGAGTCCCGCGGTCTGGATTGGCACGACCTCGAAGGCTGGGAGGGAGAATTCCACCGCGGCATCAGCGCCCTGACCAGCCAGCTGAACAAGCTCTACCACTCCGAGCCCGCGCTGGGGCAGGATCACGCGCCGGAAGGCTTTCAATGGATCGCCAGCGACGACTCGACGAATAACGTTCTTTCCTTTATTCGACGCCACCGTGGACGCGAACTGGCGTGTGTCATTAACTTCTCGGGTACCACCCAGGAGAACTACCGCATCGGCCTGCCGCAGGCCGGTACGTGGCGCGAGGTGTTAAACACCGACGACGTGCAGTACGAGGGTGCCGGGCGCGTGAACGGCGACCTGCACACGGAGCCCACCGGCTCCCACGGCATGCAAGCTTCTGCGGTGTTGCAGATCCCGGCGCACACCGCACGCTGGTTCGTGCTGGAGGGCTAA
- a CDS encoding F0F1 ATP synthase subunit delta, whose protein sequence is MHAASREALERLEQTLDQGLNETSDKVGTGVNTGTELFDVVELLDSDRGLRVALIDPARDTNTRVELAKSLFGGKVSASTEEIVSAAVSQSWSNTRDLRDGLVKLGRLALLRAADAQGQQDRVEDELFQLARIIEREPELELKLADRAASPDARRDLLAKVLYGKVTSTTEALALQAIGRLRQRPVEELDSLVDEVAALEGRTVARVRAAAALGEQQKSTLSDKLEKIYGRKIAVHSEVDTSLLGGAVIRVGHEIIDGSTAGNLRRLRASIA, encoded by the coding sequence ATGCACGCAGCGAGCCGAGAGGCACTTGAGCGCCTCGAGCAGACCCTGGACCAGGGTCTCAACGAGACCTCCGACAAAGTGGGCACCGGTGTGAACACCGGCACCGAGCTGTTCGACGTAGTCGAGCTGCTCGACAGTGACCGCGGCCTACGTGTCGCGCTGATCGACCCGGCGAGGGATACCAACACCCGCGTTGAATTGGCCAAGAGCCTGTTCGGCGGCAAGGTATCTGCCTCGACGGAAGAAATCGTGTCTGCTGCTGTATCCCAGTCGTGGTCCAACACTCGCGACCTGCGCGACGGACTGGTGAAGCTGGGCCGCCTGGCCCTGCTGCGCGCCGCCGACGCCCAAGGTCAACAGGATCGTGTTGAAGACGAACTGTTCCAGCTGGCCCGCATCATCGAGCGTGAGCCGGAGCTGGAGCTGAAGCTAGCTGACCGCGCCGCATCCCCGGATGCACGTCGCGACCTGCTGGCCAAGGTTCTCTATGGAAAGGTCACCTCCACGACCGAGGCACTGGCGCTGCAGGCAATTGGCCGTCTGCGTCAGCGTCCAGTCGAGGAACTTGACTCGTTGGTAGACGAGGTAGCTGCACTGGAAGGACGCACCGTAGCGCGTGTCCGTGCCGCAGCTGCCCTGGGTGAACAGCAGAAGTCGACTCTGTCGGACAAGCTGGAAAAGATTTACGGTCGCAAGATTGCGGTCCACTCCGAGGTTGATACCAGCCTCCTCGGCGGTGCCGTGATCCGCGTCGGACACGAAATTATCGACGGCAGCACTGCAGGTAACCTGCGGCGCCTCCGCGCGTCGATCGCTTAG
- a CDS encoding ATP synthase F0 subunit C, translating to MNDIFLIAQDTTTKFQGFGTIGYGLAAIGSAIGVGNVAGKTAEAMARQPEMAGQLRTTMFLGIAFAEALALIGFVAGFLF from the coding sequence ATGAACGACATCTTCCTCATCGCGCAGGACACCACCACCAAGTTCCAGGGCTTCGGCACCATCGGCTACGGCCTGGCTGCTATCGGCTCCGCTATCGGTGTGGGTAACGTTGCAGGTAAGACCGCTGAGGCAATGGCTCGCCAGCCCGAGATGGCCGGCCAGCTGCGCACCACCATGTTCCTGGGTATCGCTTTCGCCGAGGCGCTGGCTCTGATCGGCTTCGTCGCTGGCTTCCTGTTCTAA
- a CDS encoding tetratricopeptide repeat protein: MTNPSNIPPSRFVAGAVDLGAVKQQAEQRAQAQARAAQAGAAGTGAAAGGIGAAGQPGAAAGGTGAGGTGASVAFVSTITPENFELDLVVRSTQVPVITLLGSARSEASEQMRQDFTKLAESQQAPTKWLFRYVDVDATPEVAQAFGVQAIPTVIALAAGRPLTNFEGGQPAAQLHGWVDAVVQAVDGKLRGLAPEEDPANAAGGGAGAAAAGADADQDAGDPRLAAAAEKLEAEDYAGAIEDYDAILANPAQADDEVVGEARAARANALLMQRLSTGGDEFAESDRLLLAGDKPKAFDLLIEELRPSAEGSADHKKQAKARLLELFSLFDPADPEVITGRTRMASALF, from the coding sequence GTGACGAATCCTTCTAATATCCCTCCGTCCCGCTTTGTTGCTGGGGCAGTGGACCTGGGTGCAGTAAAGCAGCAGGCCGAACAGCGGGCGCAGGCGCAGGCTCGCGCCGCTCAGGCGGGCGCGGCTGGCACTGGCGCCGCCGCTGGAGGTATTGGCGCGGCAGGCCAGCCGGGTGCGGCGGCCGGTGGAACCGGCGCAGGAGGCACCGGGGCTTCCGTAGCTTTCGTAAGCACTATCACCCCGGAGAACTTCGAGCTTGACCTTGTGGTCCGCTCCACGCAGGTTCCGGTGATTACGCTGCTGGGTTCTGCCCGTTCGGAGGCATCGGAGCAGATGCGCCAGGACTTCACCAAGCTAGCTGAGTCCCAGCAGGCACCGACCAAGTGGCTTTTCCGTTATGTCGATGTGGACGCCACCCCGGAGGTCGCCCAGGCCTTCGGCGTGCAGGCAATCCCCACCGTCATTGCGCTGGCCGCCGGCCGCCCGCTGACCAACTTCGAGGGAGGCCAGCCTGCCGCGCAGCTGCACGGCTGGGTAGATGCGGTAGTTCAGGCCGTAGACGGCAAGTTGCGTGGCTTGGCTCCGGAGGAAGACCCGGCTAATGCGGCCGGCGGTGGCGCGGGCGCTGCTGCGGCCGGTGCTGACGCGGACCAGGATGCGGGCGACCCGCGCCTGGCTGCTGCCGCCGAAAAGCTCGAAGCGGAGGATTACGCGGGCGCAATTGAGGATTATGACGCCATCCTTGCCAACCCCGCGCAGGCCGACGACGAGGTCGTAGGGGAGGCCCGCGCGGCGCGTGCCAACGCGCTGCTGATGCAGCGCCTGTCCACGGGTGGGGACGAGTTCGCGGAATCCGACCGCCTGCTGCTGGCGGGCGACAAGCCTAAGGCCTTCGACCTGCTGATCGAGGAGCTGCGCCCGTCCGCCGAGGGGAGCGCGGATCACAAGAAGCAGGCGAAGGCTCGCCTGCTGGAGCTGTTCAGCCTGTTCGACCCGGCGGACCCGGAGGTCATCACGGGCCGCACCCGCATGGCCTCGGCGCTGTTCTAG
- the atpA gene encoding F0F1 ATP synthase subunit alpha: protein MAELTISSDEIRSAIANYTSSYSPEASREEVGVVTAAADGIAQVSGMPSVMANELLEFPGGVIGVAQNLDTDSVGVVILGNFETLKEGDEVKRTGEVLSIPVGEKFLGRVINPLGQAIDGLGDIESEEERALELQAPSVLMRQPVEEPMQTGIKAIDAMTPIGRGQRQLIIGDRKTGKTSVCIDTILNQRDNWATGDPKQQVRCIYVAVGQKGSTIASIRKTLEDHGALEYTTIVAAPASDSAGFKWLAPFTGAALGQHWMYQGKHVLVIYDDLTKQAEAYRAISLLLRRPPGREAYPGDVFYLHSRLLERAAKLNDELGGGSLTALPIIETKANDVSAFIPTNVISITDGQVFLESDLFNQGVRPAINVGVSVSRVGGAAQTKGMKKVSGSLRLDLAAYRDLEAFAAFASDLDPASKAQLERGKRLVELLKQKETEPQSVEDQMVSIYLAGEGEFDDVPVEDVRRFESELLENLHATHGGVFEQIKGGTPFSDESKAELAGAVQDFKQGFQTTDGTPVINEPEARPLGDDEVTKSQITVSRKTQ, encoded by the coding sequence ATGGCGGAGCTGACGATCTCCTCCGATGAGATCCGTAGCGCGATTGCGAACTACACCTCGAGCTACTCCCCGGAGGCCTCCCGTGAGGAGGTCGGCGTGGTCACGGCGGCTGCAGACGGTATTGCCCAGGTAAGCGGCATGCCTTCTGTGATGGCTAACGAGCTACTCGAGTTCCCAGGCGGCGTGATTGGCGTCGCACAGAACCTCGACACCGACAGCGTCGGCGTCGTGATCCTGGGTAACTTCGAGACCCTCAAGGAGGGCGACGAGGTCAAGAGGACCGGCGAGGTCCTGTCCATTCCGGTCGGGGAGAAGTTCCTTGGCCGCGTTATCAACCCACTGGGTCAGGCCATCGACGGTCTGGGCGACATCGAGTCCGAGGAAGAACGTGCCCTCGAACTTCAGGCGCCCTCCGTCCTGATGCGTCAGCCCGTCGAGGAGCCGATGCAGACCGGCATCAAGGCTATCGACGCAATGACCCCGATTGGCCGTGGTCAGCGTCAGCTGATCATTGGCGACCGCAAGACCGGTAAGACCTCGGTCTGCATCGATACCATCCTGAACCAGCGCGACAACTGGGCAACCGGCGACCCGAAGCAGCAGGTTCGCTGCATCTACGTTGCTGTTGGCCAGAAGGGTTCCACGATCGCTTCGATCCGTAAGACCCTGGAAGACCACGGCGCGCTGGAGTACACCACCATCGTGGCAGCACCGGCATCCGACTCCGCCGGCTTCAAGTGGCTGGCACCGTTCACCGGCGCCGCACTGGGCCAGCACTGGATGTACCAGGGCAAGCACGTCCTGGTTATCTACGATGATCTGACCAAGCAGGCTGAGGCCTACCGTGCGATCTCCCTGCTGCTGCGCCGCCCGCCGGGTCGCGAGGCATACCCCGGTGACGTTTTCTACCTGCACTCCCGTCTGCTGGAGCGCGCAGCGAAGCTGAACGACGAGCTGGGTGGCGGTTCCCTGACGGCACTGCCGATCATCGAGACGAAGGCAAACGACGTATCTGCCTTCATTCCGACCAACGTTATTTCCATTACCGACGGTCAGGTATTCCTGGAGTCCGATCTGTTCAACCAGGGTGTCCGACCGGCTATCAACGTTGGTGTTTCCGTCTCCCGTGTTGGTGGTGCCGCACAGACCAAGGGCATGAAGAAGGTGTCCGGCTCCCTGCGTCTGGACCTGGCCGCATACCGCGACCTGGAGGCATTCGCTGCTTTCGCATCCGACCTGGACCCGGCTTCCAAGGCGCAGCTGGAGCGCGGTAAGCGCCTGGTCGAGCTGCTGAAGCAGAAGGAGACCGAGCCGCAGTCTGTCGAGGATCAGATGGTTTCCATCTACCTGGCTGGCGAGGGCGAGTTCGACGACGTACCGGTTGAGGACGTTCGCCGCTTCGAGTCCGAGCTGCTGGAGAACCTGCACGCTACCCACGGTGGCGTGTTCGAACAGATCAAGGGTGGCACCCCGTTCAGCGACGAATCCAAGGCCGAGCTGGCTGGCGCAGTCCAGGACTTCAAGCAGGGCTTCCAGACCACCGACGGCACCCCCGTCATCAACGAGCCGGAAGCTCGTCCGCTTGGCGACGACGAGGTCACCAAGTCTCAGATCACTGTCTCCCGCAAAACTCAGTAG
- a CDS encoding DUF2550 domain-containing protein: protein MAWLLYFLAAVALFVVTAVVWRFFTLRSQGYPVVVRRLPNSDGRHWRHGILKYSGHSAKFYKLRSLRPASDVVLTRLGTAIVSRREITPRESAFLEDNVHVVEVVHRKTHWEIALDSAGDTALVAWLESAPSERRIPRR from the coding sequence ATGGCGTGGTTGTTGTATTTTCTTGCGGCGGTGGCGCTGTTCGTCGTCACCGCCGTTGTGTGGCGCTTCTTTACGCTGCGTTCCCAGGGGTATCCCGTGGTTGTCCGGCGCCTGCCGAATTCCGATGGCAGGCACTGGCGCCACGGGATTTTGAAGTATTCGGGCCACTCCGCCAAGTTCTACAAGCTGCGTAGCCTGCGCCCGGCCTCGGACGTGGTGCTTACACGCTTGGGCACAGCAATCGTTTCTCGCCGCGAAATCACCCCGCGCGAGTCCGCTTTCTTGGAAGATAACGTCCACGTCGTCGAGGTAGTTCATCGCAAGACTCATTGGGAAATCGCCCTGGATAGTGCCGGGGATACTGCGCTTGTGGCCTGGCTCGAGTCGGCCCCTTCGGAGCGCCGCATACCCCGCCGTTGA
- a CDS encoding F0F1 ATP synthase subunit epsilon: MAEIAAQLVSVERPLWVGTATSVTAQTTEGEIGVLPGHEPLLGQLVENGVVTIRTNTGEKLVAAVQGGFLSVSSEKITILADSATWASEVNVADAESRKQSAETEHDKAVAESELRAVKRMEA, from the coding sequence ATGGCTGAGATTGCCGCACAACTGGTCTCCGTGGAACGTCCGCTGTGGGTTGGTACCGCAACGTCCGTTACCGCGCAGACCACTGAGGGCGAGATCGGCGTGCTCCCTGGTCACGAGCCTCTGCTCGGCCAGCTGGTCGAGAACGGCGTCGTTACCATTCGGACGAACACCGGTGAGAAGCTGGTGGCCGCGGTACAGGGCGGGTTCCTGTCCGTGTCCTCCGAGAAGATCACCATTCTGGCGGATTCTGCAACGTGGGCCAGCGAGGTCAACGTTGCGGATGCCGAGTCTCGCAAGCAGTCTGCAGAGACTGAGCATGACAAGGCTGTCGCAGAGTCCGAGTTGCGCGCTGTGAAGCGTATGGAAGCTTAA
- the atpD gene encoding F0F1 ATP synthase subunit beta, which produces MTTANQVQPSAESAVAGRVVRVIGPVVDVEFPRGQQPALFNALTVEVDLEAVAKTITLEVAQHLGDNLVRAVSMAPTDGLIRGAEVTDTGKPISVPVGDVVKGHVFNALGDCLDEPGLGRDGEQWGIHREPPAFDQLEGKTEILETGIKVIDLLTPYVKGGKIGLFGGAGVGKTVLIQEMITRIAREFSGTSVFAGVGERTREGTDLFLEMEEMGVLQDTALVFGQMDEPPGVRMRVALSGLTMAEYFRDVQNQDVLLFIDNIFRFTQAGSEVSTLLGRMPSAVGYQPTLADEMGVLQERITSTKGRSITSLQAVYVPADDYTDPAPATTFAHLDATTELDRSIASKGIYPAVNPLTSTSRILEPGIVGERHYEVAQRVIHILQKNKELQDIIAILGMDELSEEDKITVQRARRLERFLGQNFFVAEKFTGIPGSYVPLADTIDAFERICDGEFDAYPEQAFNGLGGLDDVEAAYKKMTEK; this is translated from the coding sequence ATGACTACAGCAAACCAGGTTCAGCCTTCTGCTGAATCGGCTGTTGCGGGCCGCGTCGTGCGAGTTATCGGCCCGGTCGTCGACGTGGAGTTTCCGCGCGGCCAGCAGCCAGCACTGTTCAACGCCCTGACCGTCGAGGTTGACCTCGAGGCAGTGGCAAAGACCATCACCCTGGAGGTTGCACAGCACCTCGGGGACAACCTTGTGCGCGCCGTGTCTATGGCACCGACCGACGGCCTGATCCGTGGCGCTGAGGTTACCGACACCGGCAAGCCGATCTCCGTACCGGTCGGCGACGTTGTCAAGGGCCACGTCTTCAACGCTCTGGGCGACTGCCTGGACGAGCCGGGCCTGGGCCGCGACGGCGAGCAGTGGGGCATCCACCGCGAGCCGCCGGCATTCGACCAGCTCGAGGGTAAGACCGAGATCCTGGAGACCGGTATTAAGGTCATCGACCTGCTGACCCCGTACGTGAAGGGCGGCAAGATCGGCCTGTTCGGTGGTGCAGGTGTGGGTAAGACGGTGCTCATCCAGGAGATGATTACCCGTATTGCCCGCGAGTTCTCCGGTACCTCCGTGTTCGCAGGTGTTGGTGAGCGTACCCGTGAGGGCACCGACCTCTTCCTGGAAATGGAAGAGATGGGCGTGCTGCAGGATACCGCGCTCGTGTTCGGCCAGATGGACGAGCCGCCGGGAGTCCGTATGCGCGTGGCTCTGTCCGGTCTGACCATGGCGGAGTACTTCCGCGATGTTCAGAACCAGGACGTGCTGCTGTTCATCGACAACATCTTCCGTTTCACCCAGGCTGGTTCTGAGGTTTCGACCCTGCTGGGTCGTATGCCTTCTGCCGTGGGCTACCAGCCCACCCTGGCTGACGAGATGGGTGTTCTGCAGGAGCGTATTACCTCGACCAAGGGTCGTTCCATTACCTCCCTGCAGGCCGTTTACGTGCCGGCCGATGACTACACCGACCCGGCACCGGCAACGACCTTCGCCCACCTGGATGCAACGACCGAGCTGGATCGTTCCATCGCTTCGAAGGGTATTTACCCCGCAGTGAACCCGCTGACCTCTACCTCTCGTATCCTCGAGCCGGGTATCGTCGGCGAGCGTCACTACGAGGTTGCCCAGCGCGTGATCCACATCCTGCAGAAGAACAAGGAACTGCAGGACATCATCGCCATCCTGGGTATGGACGAGCTCTCGGAAGAGGACAAGATCACCGTTCAGCGTGCACGTCGTCTGGAGCGCTTCCTGGGCCAGAACTTCTTCGTTGCGGAGAAGTTCACCGGCATCCCGGGCTCCTACGTGCCGCTGGCCGACACGATCGACGCCTTCGAGCGCATCTGCGACGGCGAGTTCGACGCTTACCCGGAGCAGGCCTTCAACGGTCTGGGTGGCCTGGACGATGTCGAGGCTGCTTACAAGAAGATGACCGAAAAGTAA
- a CDS encoding F0F1 ATP synthase subunit B translates to MTNTFLLAAEKLPMEESVNPLIPPLYDIVWSIIPFAVILFVFWKFVLPKFQEVLNQREDQIEGGIRRAESAQAEAKAALEKYNAQLAEARTEAAQIRDDARSQGQKIIADMKAQATEESNRIVESGHKQLEAQRSAVVTDLRKEMGENSINLAERLLGEQLSDDVKRSGTIDNFLAGLDNVGASGK, encoded by the coding sequence ATGACGAACACCTTTTTGCTAGCAGCTGAAAAGCTGCCGATGGAGGAGTCGGTAAACCCGCTGATCCCTCCGCTGTACGACATCGTCTGGTCCATCATTCCTTTTGCAGTCATCCTGTTTGTCTTCTGGAAGTTCGTGCTTCCGAAGTTCCAGGAAGTGCTGAATCAGCGCGAGGATCAGATCGAGGGCGGCATTCGGCGTGCCGAGTCCGCTCAGGCAGAGGCTAAGGCTGCCTTGGAGAAGTACAACGCTCAGCTTGCTGAGGCACGCACTGAGGCTGCACAGATTCGTGATGACGCCCGTTCCCAGGGCCAGAAGATCATCGCGGATATGAAGGCTCAGGCAACCGAAGAGTCCAACCGTATCGTCGAGTCGGGCCACAAGCAGCTCGAGGCACAGCGTTCCGCCGTTGTCACCGACCTGCGCAAGGAGATGGGCGAGAACTCCATCAACTTGGCTGAGCGCCTGCTGGGCGAGCAGCTGTCGGACGACGTGAAGCGCTCGGGCACCATCGATAACTTCCTCGCCGGACTGGACAACGTCGGCGCATCCGGGAAGTGA
- a CDS encoding F0F1 ATP synthase subunit gamma, whose translation MASLRELRTRIKSVNSTKKITKAQELIATSRITKAQARVDDAEPYADEITRVVQRLAAASTLDHKILQEPTDASRAAILVVSSDRGMCGGYNNNVFKKTAELRKRLENEGKDVVLYVSGNKGISYYNFRGEDIAGAWSGYSQDPDYAATHDVRRHLIDGFVAGSEGTAKWREGLKAEEGQAVQGFDEVHIVYTRFESMLSQKPEAHRLLPIETVVEEEKFELGEDLVSDKVDHIAADYDFEPDPDTLLKALLPQYVSRGIFAAMLESAASESAARRTAMSAATDNATDLVKQLSRVANQARQAQITQEITEIVGGASALADSGESD comes from the coding sequence ATGGCTAGTCTTCGCGAGCTGAGGACACGCATCAAGTCCGTGAACTCGACCAAGAAGATCACGAAGGCCCAGGAGCTCATCGCCACCTCGAGGATCACGAAGGCTCAGGCACGTGTAGACGATGCAGAGCCTTACGCGGATGAAATCACCCGCGTGGTTCAGCGTCTGGCCGCCGCCAGCACCCTGGACCACAAGATCCTGCAGGAGCCGACGGATGCTTCCCGCGCTGCGATCCTCGTGGTTTCAAGTGACCGTGGCATGTGCGGTGGCTACAACAACAACGTCTTCAAGAAGACTGCAGAGCTGCGCAAGCGCCTGGAGAACGAAGGCAAGGACGTTGTTCTGTACGTCTCTGGTAACAAGGGCATCTCCTACTACAACTTCCGTGGCGAAGACATCGCAGGCGCCTGGTCGGGCTACTCTCAGGACCCCGATTATGCCGCTACTCACGATGTGCGTCGCCACCTGATTGACGGCTTCGTCGCTGGTTCCGAAGGAACCGCTAAGTGGCGCGAGGGCCTCAAGGCGGAAGAGGGGCAGGCTGTACAGGGATTCGACGAGGTGCACATCGTGTACACCCGCTTCGAGTCCATGCTGAGCCAGAAGCCAGAGGCACACCGACTGTTGCCGATCGAGACTGTGGTTGAGGAAGAGAAGTTCGAGCTCGGCGAGGATCTGGTCTCCGACAAGGTAGACCATATTGCTGCCGACTACGACTTCGAGCCCGACCCAGACACCCTGTTGAAGGCCTTGCTGCCGCAGTATGTCTCCCGAGGCATCTTCGCAGCAATGCTGGAGTCTGCGGCGTCGGAATCCGCAGCGCGTCGTACCGCGATGAGCGCAGCAACCGACAACGCGACCGACCTGGTCAAGCAGCTTTCTCGAGTTGCCAACCAGGCTCGTCAGGCCCAGATTACCCAGGAAATTACAGAGATCGTCGGTGGCGCATCCGCGCTCGCCGATAGCGGAGAAAGTGATTAA